Proteins found in one Nitratireductor kimnyeongensis genomic segment:
- a CDS encoding D-TA family PLP-dependent enzyme encodes MRILDLETPAVVIDLAKVRANLARAQAHADTHGLKLRPHIKTHKLPLFANMQCEMGAIGITCQKVGEAEVMADAGLTDIFIPYNILGAAKLNRLLALHKRVTLSVTADSAVTIAGYAKHFTDPERPLPVLVECDTGMGRCGVQTVEEVVTLAKQIDAATGLRFEGLMTYPPRGEPEKVERWLADAIAALGESGLAVNTVSNGGSPDFYRAEQVTSATEHRPGTYIYSDRMQVAFGHGTLEDCAFTVLATVVSRPTDNRAIIDAGSKALAADTAPVPGHGHIVEYPDAVIGALSEEHGIVDLSNCAAKPEIGDKVRIIPNHVCPVSNLYDAVNIVEGDRVTETLVVAARSRLT; translated from the coding sequence TTGCGCATTCTCGACCTTGAAACGCCCGCCGTGGTGATCGACCTTGCGAAGGTGCGGGCCAACCTCGCCCGCGCGCAGGCCCATGCGGACACGCACGGGCTGAAACTGCGCCCGCACATCAAGACCCACAAACTGCCCCTGTTCGCCAACATGCAGTGCGAGATGGGCGCGATCGGCATCACCTGCCAGAAGGTGGGCGAAGCAGAAGTGATGGCCGATGCGGGGCTGACCGACATTTTCATTCCCTACAACATTCTTGGTGCTGCCAAGCTCAACCGGCTTCTTGCCCTGCACAAACGCGTGACGCTTTCGGTGACGGCGGACAGCGCGGTGACGATTGCCGGCTATGCCAAGCATTTCACTGACCCGGAGCGCCCTCTCCCCGTGCTGGTGGAATGCGATACGGGGATGGGCCGATGCGGCGTGCAAACGGTGGAAGAAGTCGTTACGCTGGCGAAACAGATCGATGCAGCAACGGGGCTCCGCTTTGAAGGGCTGATGACCTATCCGCCGCGCGGCGAGCCGGAAAAGGTGGAGCGCTGGCTGGCGGATGCCATCGCCGCGCTCGGGGAAAGCGGGCTGGCGGTCAACACGGTTTCCAATGGCGGATCGCCCGACTTCTATCGGGCCGAGCAGGTGACCAGCGCCACCGAACACCGGCCCGGCACCTATATCTATTCCGATCGCATGCAGGTGGCTTTCGGTCATGGCACGCTGGAAGACTGCGCGTTCACCGTGCTGGCCACGGTGGTGAGCCGGCCGACCGACAACCGCGCAATCATCGATGCAGGCTCCAAGGCGCTTGCGGCCGATACGGCGCCCGTTCCAGGCCATGGGCACATCGTGGAGTATCCCGATGCGGTGATCGGCGCGCTCAGCGAGGAACACGGTATTGTGGACCTTTCGAACTGTGCGGCAAAACCTGAGATCGGCGACAAGGTGCGGATCATCCCCAATCACGTTTGCCCGGTGTCGAACCTTTACGACGCGGTGAACATCGTCGAGGGCGACCGCGTGACCGAAACACTGGTCGTTGCCGCCCGCAGCCGCCTGACCTGA
- a CDS encoding carbohydrate ABC transporter permease: protein MIRSPLTNPYLLILPGFLLAAFIILWPLYQLGTISLNDVNRFGQLRGFNGVENYVAVFTDPDFLGALWRTFIWTGGIVFGTLIISVPVSMILNEDFYGRSLARVIVMLPWAVSLTMTAIVWRWALNGESGMLNSGLQNIGLIDHNIQWLARASTAFPVQIMIGILVTIPFTTTIFLGGLSSIPDDLYEAAKLEGASRWQTFREITLPLMKPFLNISIVLNMIYVFNSFPIIWATTQGGPANSTDILVTYLYKLGFRFGKLGEASALSVMMFALLLVFTILYVALAMRRERT, encoded by the coding sequence ATGATCCGCTCGCCCCTGACAAATCCCTATCTGTTGATCCTGCCGGGGTTTCTGCTCGCCGCGTTCATCATCCTGTGGCCGCTTTACCAGCTCGGCACGATTTCGCTCAACGACGTCAACCGCTTTGGCCAGCTGCGTGGTTTCAACGGTGTCGAAAACTATGTCGCCGTCTTCACCGATCCGGATTTTCTGGGCGCGCTGTGGCGCACCTTCATCTGGACCGGCGGCATCGTCTTCGGCACGCTCATCATCTCCGTGCCCGTCTCCATGATCCTTAACGAGGATTTTTACGGTCGCTCGCTTGCGCGCGTCATCGTCATGCTGCCCTGGGCCGTGTCGCTCACCATGACCGCCATCGTCTGGCGGTGGGCGCTGAATGGCGAGAGCGGCATGCTCAATTCGGGCCTGCAGAACATCGGCCTGATCGATCATAACATCCAGTGGCTTGCCCGCGCCTCTACCGCCTTTCCGGTGCAGATCATGATCGGCATTCTGGTCACGATCCCGTTCACGACCACGATCTTTCTCGGCGGCCTCTCATCCATTCCCGATGATCTCTATGAGGCGGCAAAGCTTGAAGGTGCATCGCGCTGGCAGACTTTCCGCGAGATCACCTTGCCGCTGATGAAGCCGTTTTTGAACATCTCGATCGTGCTCAACATGATCTATGTGTTCAATTCGTTCCCGATCATCTGGGCGACCACGCAGGGTGGGCCGGCCAACTCCACCGACATCCTGGTCACCTATCTCTACAAGCTCGGTTTCCGCTTCGGCAAACTGGGCGAGGCGTCCGCCCTGTCGGTGATGATGTTCGCGCTGCTTCTGGTCTTCACCATCCTCTATGTCGCGCTGGCCATGCGTAGGGAACGGACATGA
- a CDS encoding sn-glycerol-3-phosphate import ATP-binding protein UgpC, which translates to MATISIRDVRKSYGKTEVIHGVSLDVADGEFIVIVGPSGCGKSTLLRMVAGLERITAGTMEIGGRVVNDLEPRERDIAMVFQNYALYPHMSVFDNMAYGLKIAGKTKDEIRQRVDQAAAMLQLEPYLDRKPRALSGGQRQRVAMGRALVRNPAVFLFDEPLSNLDAKLRVQMRLEIKQMQRSVGTTALYVTHDQVEAMTLADRLVVMNAGIAEQIDTPMAVYERPATRFVAGFIGSPAMNILKGSVSGSDFVLEGGGKLALDTKPQETGRPLLFGVRPEHLQIATAKEATLNLSVTAVETLGADTLAHGTLSGANGAGGELIARLPGSAKVAPGDTLPLTVQENMTHLFDAETGRRVE; encoded by the coding sequence ATGGCGACGATTTCCATACGCGACGTTCGCAAATCCTACGGCAAGACCGAGGTCATTCATGGTGTGAGCCTGGATGTGGCCGATGGCGAATTCATCGTCATTGTCGGCCCGTCCGGCTGCGGCAAGTCCACACTCCTGCGCATGGTGGCCGGTCTTGAGCGCATCACCGCCGGCACGATGGAAATCGGCGGGCGGGTGGTCAACGATCTGGAGCCGCGCGAGCGCGACATCGCCATGGTGTTCCAGAACTATGCGCTCTATCCGCATATGTCCGTCTTCGACAACATGGCCTACGGGCTGAAAATTGCCGGCAAGACGAAGGACGAGATCCGCCAGCGGGTCGATCAGGCCGCCGCCATGCTGCAGCTCGAACCCTATCTCGACCGCAAGCCGCGCGCGCTTTCCGGTGGCCAGCGCCAGCGTGTTGCCATGGGCCGCGCGCTCGTGCGCAACCCGGCCGTCTTCCTGTTCGACGAGCCGCTGTCCAATCTCGATGCGAAGCTGCGCGTCCAGATGCGGCTTGAGATCAAGCAGATGCAGCGCTCGGTCGGCACCACCGCGCTTTACGTGACGCATGATCAGGTGGAGGCGATGACGCTCGCCGACCGGCTGGTCGTCATGAATGCCGGCATTGCCGAGCAGATCGACACTCCCATGGCTGTCTATGAACGTCCCGCGACACGCTTCGTTGCGGGCTTCATCGGTTCCCCGGCGATGAACATTCTGAAGGGAAGCGTTTCGGGCTCGGATTTCGTGCTGGAAGGCGGCGGAAAGCTCGCGCTGGACACGAAACCGCAAGAGACGGGCCGCCCGCTTCTCTTCGGCGTGCGTCCCGAGCACCTGCAGATTGCCACGGCGAAAGAGGCGACGCTCAATCTTTCCGTCACGGCGGTGGAGACGCTCGGAGCCGACACGCTGGCCCATGGCACGCTTTCAGGCGCCAATGGTGCCGGCGGCGAGCTGATCGCCCGGCTTCCCGGCAGCGCAAAGGTCGCGCCCGGCGACACACTGCCGCTCACCGTTCAGGAGAACATGACCCATCTCTTCGATGCCGAGACGGGCAGGCGCGTTGAGTGA
- the ugpE gene encoding sn-glycerol-3-phosphate ABC transporter permease UgpE — MVEKQGLGTILMHAVLIIGIAIVCFPIYLTFVGSTLTHFEIIRPPMPLVPGPHFIDNYSEALTSGITAPVGRMLFNSFVMAMGIALGKIAISILSAYAIVYFRFPFRMFAFWAIFMTLMLPVEVRIVPTYEVVASLGMLNSYTGLILPLIASATATFLFRQFFMTVPDELVEAARVDGAGPLRFFKDILLPLSVTNIAALFVILFIYGWNQFLWPLLITTKPEMNTIVMGLKQMMPTADDYGNWPVTMAAATLAVLPPVAVVIFMQRLFVKGLVETEK, encoded by the coding sequence ATGGTTGAAAAACAGGGCTTAGGCACGATCCTGATGCACGCGGTGCTGATCATCGGCATCGCCATTGTCTGCTTCCCGATCTATCTCACCTTTGTCGGCTCGACGCTGACTCATTTCGAGATCATTCGCCCGCCCATGCCACTGGTGCCGGGGCCGCATTTCATCGACAATTACAGCGAAGCGCTTACCTCGGGCATCACCGCGCCGGTGGGGCGCATGCTGTTCAATTCCTTTGTCATGGCCATGGGCATCGCCCTCGGCAAGATCGCCATCTCGATCCTGTCGGCCTATGCGATCGTCTATTTTCGCTTTCCGTTTCGAATGTTCGCCTTCTGGGCGATCTTTATGACCCTGATGCTACCGGTGGAAGTACGCATTGTGCCGACCTATGAGGTTGTCGCCTCGCTCGGCATGCTCAATTCCTACACCGGCCTGATCCTGCCGCTCATCGCCTCGGCGACCGCCACCTTCCTCTTCCGCCAGTTCTTCATGACCGTGCCGGATGAGCTGGTGGAGGCTGCGCGTGTCGATGGTGCCGGGCCGCTGCGCTTCTTCAAGGACATTCTCTTACCGCTCTCGGTGACCAACATCGCGGCGCTTTTCGTGATCCTCTTCATCTACGGTTGGAACCAGTTCCTCTGGCCGCTTCTGATCACGACCAAGCCGGAAATGAACACCATCGTGATGGGTCTGAAACAGATGATGCCGACCGCCGACGACTACGGCAATTGGCCCGTGACCATGGCCGCCGCAACGCTGGCCGTTCTGCCGCCGGTGGCGGTGGTGATCTTCATGCAGCGCCTTTTCGTCAAAGGCCTTGTCGAGACAGAGAAATAG
- a CDS encoding SDR family NAD(P)-dependent oxidoreductase, which yields MIDLKDHRIVVTGAGGGIGRAMVDVLSGFGAFVVACDLEEADLSFDGVGEAQRFDLLDDGAVEAAAKRICDGGVPDAVISNAGWTRAETLDDVTPKALSLELDLNLRSAARLSQAFLPAMRDRENGAAFVFISSINALSHYGNPAYAAAKAGLIAWMRAIATEEGRHGIRANAITPGSVRTMAWDHRIERDPGILAKVRQLYPLGRMVEPAEVARAAAFLASPLSSGITGTVLPVDAGISAGNLPFLEQISG from the coding sequence ATGATCGATCTGAAGGATCACAGGATCGTGGTGACGGGTGCGGGCGGTGGCATCGGACGAGCCATGGTGGATGTCCTCTCGGGGTTTGGCGCCTTTGTGGTCGCCTGCGATCTGGAGGAGGCCGATCTGTCGTTTGACGGGGTTGGGGAAGCACAGCGCTTTGACCTTTTGGACGATGGTGCGGTTGAAGCGGCGGCAAAGCGCATTTGCGACGGGGGCGTTCCGGATGCCGTGATCTCAAACGCCGGCTGGACGCGCGCCGAAACGCTGGATGACGTGACGCCCAAGGCGCTCTCCCTCGAGCTGGACCTGAACCTGCGCAGCGCGGCACGACTTTCGCAGGCCTTTCTGCCCGCCATGCGTGACAGGGAGAACGGCGCAGCGTTCGTGTTCATTTCCTCCATCAACGCGCTTTCGCATTATGGCAATCCCGCCTATGCGGCTGCCAAGGCCGGGTTGATCGCCTGGATGCGCGCCATCGCGACGGAGGAAGGCCGGCATGGCATTCGCGCCAATGCGATCACGCCGGGTTCGGTGCGCACCATGGCCTGGGACCACCGCATCGAACGCGACCCGGGCATATTGGCGAAGGTGCGGCAGCTTTACCCGCTGGGCCGCATGGTCGAGCCCGCCGAAGTGGCGCGCGCAGCGGCCTTTCTCGCCTCACCGCTTTCAAGTGGCATCACCGGCACGGTGCTTCCCGTGGATGCCGGGATTTCCGCCGGCAACCTGCCCTTTCTCGAACAGATATCCGGCTGA
- a CDS encoding MurR/RpiR family transcriptional regulator gives MDKRVPDDSERTVDIIARLQDRLERGRGAEIRLVESILANPQFAAHAPIAQIAERAGVSEPTITRLARALGFPGTREMRFHLAQALAIGGAYLREPSAPVEELPLSGQVVAKVASGAHAALDLMSMALADIDLEPMAKEISRASQILVYGTGGSSSFAAVELQNRLFRLGLHVTAHTDPQLQRMSASVLEPKAVVIGFSVSGQAASVMDAVTIARQYGARAFVVTTPNSPLAAAGDDILPLTFKEDGNLYKPSSMRYALLSAVDMIAMATALTLGKKVLEPLRRVRHSLASQNIKNPNLPIGD, from the coding sequence ATGGACAAGCGCGTGCCCGACGACAGCGAACGCACGGTCGATATCATCGCCCGGCTGCAGGATCGCCTTGAGCGCGGGCGTGGCGCGGAAATCCGCCTGGTGGAGAGCATTCTGGCCAATCCGCAGTTTGCCGCCCACGCGCCCATCGCGCAGATCGCCGAACGAGCGGGCGTGAGCGAACCGACCATCACGCGGCTGGCGCGTGCACTTGGCTTTCCCGGAACGCGGGAAATGCGGTTTCATCTGGCGCAGGCGCTGGCCATTGGCGGTGCCTATCTGCGCGAGCCGAGCGCACCGGTGGAGGAACTGCCACTTTCCGGTCAGGTGGTGGCGAAGGTTGCCTCAGGCGCTCATGCCGCGCTCGACCTCATGTCGATGGCGCTCGCGGACATTGATCTTGAGCCCATGGCGAAAGAAATCAGCCGCGCGAGCCAGATCCTCGTTTATGGCACCGGCGGCAGCTCTTCCTTTGCGGCGGTGGAGCTGCAAAACCGGCTCTTCCGGCTTGGTCTGCATGTCACCGCACACACCGACCCGCAGCTTCAGCGCATGAGCGCCTCGGTGCTGGAGCCCAAGGCGGTGGTGATCGGCTTTTCCGTTTCGGGGCAGGCCGCCTCGGTGATGGATGCGGTGACGATTGCCCGGCAATATGGCGCGCGCGCCTTTGTGGTGACCACGCCCAACTCGCCGCTGGCGGCGGCGGGCGACGACATTCTGCCGCTCACCTTCAAGGAAGACGGCAATCTCTACAAACCCTCTTCCATGCGCTATGCGCTGCTCTCGGCGGTGGACATGATCGCCATGGCGACCGCGCTCACGCTTGGCAAGAAGGTGCTGGAGCCGCTCCGGCGGGTGCGCCACAGCCTGGCCAGTCAAAACATCAAGAACCCCAATCTGCCCATCGGAGACTGA
- a CDS encoding ABC transporter ATP-binding protein — MAKLRLKDISKRYGSLTVIEKLSLAIDDGEFVVLVGPSGCGKSTLMRMIAGLEPITGGDLFIGGARANDIPPQKRDTSMVFQSYALFPHMSVRENISFGPRVRGEPKDETEQRIRKAAEILNLGAYLDRKPGQLSGGQRQRVAMGRAIVRDPKVFLFDEPLSNLDAKLRIQMRTEIKALHQKLGTTIVYVTHDQIEAMTMADRIVVMNGGNIEQVGTPLELYDRPANTFVAGFIGSPAMSFLQAETGMVDGTPVAVLQDGTSLPVAQGFGEKTVTVGIRPESYQRNPEGPLKLHVEVVEPTGPEIHVFGTIAGEDVRVVLRDRELPHHGETLALSVPVEHVHLFDSDGGQRLEAH, encoded by the coding sequence ATGGCAAAACTGAGATTGAAGGACATTTCCAAGCGCTATGGCTCGCTGACCGTGATCGAGAAGCTCTCGCTGGCGATCGACGACGGCGAGTTCGTGGTCCTGGTCGGGCCATCCGGCTGTGGCAAATCCACACTCATGCGCATGATCGCGGGGCTTGAGCCCATTACCGGAGGGGATCTTTTCATCGGTGGGGCGCGCGCGAATGACATTCCGCCTCAGAAACGCGACACGTCCATGGTGTTCCAGTCCTATGCGCTCTTTCCGCATATGAGCGTGCGGGAGAATATCAGCTTTGGGCCACGCGTGCGCGGGGAGCCGAAAGACGAGACCGAGCAGCGCATCAGGAAGGCGGCGGAAATCCTAAATCTCGGCGCCTATCTCGACCGCAAGCCGGGCCAGCTATCGGGCGGTCAACGCCAGCGTGTCGCCATGGGCAGGGCCATCGTGCGCGATCCGAAAGTGTTTCTCTTCGACGAGCCGCTGTCGAACCTCGACGCGAAACTGCGCATCCAGATGCGCACCGAGATCAAGGCGCTGCACCAGAAGCTTGGCACGACCATCGTCTATGTCACGCATGACCAGATCGAGGCCATGACTATGGCCGACCGGATCGTGGTCATGAATGGCGGCAATATCGAGCAGGTGGGCACACCGCTGGAGCTTTACGACCGGCCCGCCAACACATTTGTTGCCGGTTTCATCGGCTCACCCGCGATGAGCTTTCTTCAGGCAGAAACGGGCATGGTTGACGGCACGCCCGTGGCGGTGCTGCAGGATGGGACGAGCCTCCCCGTTGCGCAGGGTTTTGGCGAGAAAACGGTGACGGTTGGTATCCGTCCCGAATCCTATCAAAGGAACCCGGAAGGACCGCTGAAACTCCATGTAGAAGTTGTGGAGCCCACCGGCCCGGAGATCCATGTGTTCGGCACCATTGCCGGAGAAGATGTACGCGTCGTGCTCCGGGACCGCGAACTCCCCCATCATGGCGAGACACTTGCGCTTTCCGTTCCGGTCGAGCATGTCCACCTCTTTGACAGCGATGGCGGACAAAGGCTGGAGGCCCACTGA
- a CDS encoding ABC transporter substrate-binding protein has protein sequence MIRTALRATVAGAALLSMAGWAQAETVRVTVAEYSSKTGPYFEEAAKAFEEANPGSEIQVEVVPWDVLLQKLTTDISGGANADLSIIGTRWLIDFVDQGIAAPLDDYMTQDFKDRFFPVFLEPSVMQEKTYGLPIAASARAMYYNKALFEQAGITEVPDTWDELAEAAKKIGALGDDIAGFGLQGKEIETDVYFYYAFWAYGGQLVEEDGTSGLDTDAGYKAAEMYKSLIDASATQPGVTSYSREDVQNLFKQGKVGMMITAPFLSNQIKEEAPDLEYGVAAIPAGPDGERGTYGVTDSIIMFENSQNKDLAWKFLDQLFTTEWRAKFTSGEGFLPVNPEVAAQPAFADNADLKAFTALLPDARFAPVIAGWEEIAAATSDAVQTIYLGNGEPKATLDAAAEEINGILGQ, from the coding sequence ATGATCAGGACCGCATTGAGAGCCACCGTCGCCGGTGCCGCGCTTCTATCCATGGCTGGGTGGGCGCAGGCGGAGACCGTGCGCGTCACCGTAGCTGAATACAGTTCCAAGACCGGCCCCTATTTCGAAGAAGCCGCCAAAGCGTTCGAGGAGGCCAATCCCGGCTCTGAAATTCAGGTAGAAGTGGTGCCGTGGGACGTGCTTCTGCAAAAGCTGACCACCGACATTTCGGGCGGCGCCAATGCCGACCTGTCGATCATCGGCACACGCTGGCTGATCGATTTCGTCGATCAGGGCATTGCCGCCCCACTCGACGATTACATGACGCAGGATTTCAAGGACCGCTTCTTCCCGGTCTTCCTGGAGCCATCCGTGATGCAGGAAAAGACCTATGGTCTGCCCATCGCGGCATCGGCCCGAGCCATGTATTACAACAAGGCGCTGTTTGAGCAGGCCGGCATCACCGAGGTTCCCGACACCTGGGACGAGCTTGCCGAAGCGGCCAAGAAGATCGGCGCGCTGGGTGACGACATTGCCGGCTTCGGACTTCAGGGCAAGGAAATCGAGACCGACGTCTATTTCTACTATGCCTTCTGGGCCTATGGCGGCCAGCTTGTTGAGGAAGACGGCACGTCCGGCCTCGACACGGATGCCGGCTACAAGGCCGCGGAGATGTACAAATCGCTGATCGATGCCAGCGCGACCCAGCCCGGCGTCACCTCCTACAGCCGCGAAGACGTGCAGAACCTCTTCAAGCAGGGCAAGGTCGGCATGATGATCACCGCGCCCTTCCTTTCAAACCAGATCAAGGAAGAAGCGCCCGATCTCGAATATGGCGTTGCCGCCATTCCGGCTGGACCGGATGGAGAGCGCGGCACTTATGGCGTGACCGATTCCATCATCATGTTCGAAAATTCCCAGAACAAGGATCTGGCCTGGAAATTCCTCGATCAGCTCTTCACCACCGAGTGGCGCGCAAAGTTCACCTCGGGTGAAGGCTTCCTGCCGGTCAATCCTGAGGTCGCTGCCCAGCCCGCCTTTGCTGACAATGCCGATCTGAAAGCCTTCACGGCGCTTCTGCCGGATGCCCGCTTCGCGCCCGTCATCGCCGGTTGGGAGGAAATCGCGGCCGCCACGTCGGATGCGGTGCAGACAATCTATCTCGGCAATGGCGAGCCCAAGGCCACGCTCGACGCTGCCGCTGAAGAGATCAACGGCATTCTCGGGCAATAG
- the ugpB gene encoding sn-glycerol-3-phosphate ABC transporter substrate-binding protein UgpB, which translates to MRFRAMFSAATALTVVLPVTVGAAQAQTEVQFWHAFTGRLGELLEKQVSDFNASQDEYEVVATLKGNYSEALNAGIAAFRAGEQPHILQVFEVGTATMMAAKGAIKPVYEVMAEAEAEFDPNAYLAPVAGYYTNTDGEMLSLPYNSSTPVLYINKKALEEAGLDPESKPATWPEVEEILVKLKEAGSACPLTTAWQSWIHLENLSAYHNVPFATEANGFAGTNTELAFNGDLQVQHIDKMGEWAKEGLFSYSGRRNEGGARFRSGECAMFTESSAGYAGVKAEADFPFTVTNLPYWPDAEGVPYNTIIGGASLWVMSGHEAEEYAGVAAFLNYLSSAEVQAQWHQDTGYLPITTAAYDLTKEQGFYEENPGTDIAILQMTGKAPTENSKGIRLGNFDQIRAIIDEELEAVWQGQKDAKAALDEAVNRGNELLRRFEQSTR; encoded by the coding sequence ATGAGATTTCGCGCAATGTTTTCCGCTGCCACGGCTTTGACCGTGGTGCTTCCGGTAACGGTCGGCGCCGCACAGGCGCAGACCGAGGTGCAATTCTGGCATGCCTTCACCGGCCGTCTCGGCGAACTTCTGGAAAAACAGGTTTCCGATTTCAATGCCAGTCAGGACGAGTATGAGGTTGTGGCGACCCTCAAGGGCAATTATTCCGAAGCCCTGAATGCCGGCATTGCCGCTTTCCGCGCCGGCGAGCAACCGCACATCCTGCAGGTTTTCGAGGTCGGCACCGCCACGATGATGGCTGCCAAGGGTGCCATCAAGCCGGTTTATGAAGTGATGGCCGAGGCCGAAGCCGAGTTCGATCCCAACGCCTATCTTGCACCGGTTGCAGGCTACTACACCAACACCGACGGCGAGATGCTGTCCTTACCCTACAATTCTTCCACTCCTGTTCTCTACATCAACAAGAAGGCGCTTGAGGAAGCCGGTCTCGATCCCGAGTCAAAGCCTGCCACCTGGCCAGAAGTCGAGGAAATTCTCGTCAAGCTCAAGGAAGCCGGTTCTGCATGCCCGCTGACGACGGCGTGGCAGTCCTGGATCCATCTCGAGAATCTGAGCGCATACCACAATGTTCCGTTCGCAACGGAAGCCAATGGCTTTGCCGGCACCAATACCGAACTCGCTTTCAATGGCGATCTTCAGGTGCAGCACATCGACAAGATGGGCGAATGGGCCAAGGAAGGTCTCTTCAGCTATTCGGGCCGTCGCAACGAGGGCGGTGCACGCTTCCGCTCGGGCGAGTGCGCCATGTTCACCGAATCGTCAGCCGGCTATGCCGGTGTGAAGGCCGAGGCCGACTTCCCCTTCACCGTGACCAATTTACCTTATTGGCCGGATGCGGAAGGCGTGCCCTACAACACGATCATCGGCGGTGCTTCGCTGTGGGTCATGTCGGGCCATGAGGCTGAGGAATATGCAGGTGTTGCAGCATTTCTGAACTATCTCTCCAGCGCAGAAGTGCAGGCCCAGTGGCATCAGGACACCGGCTATCTGCCGATCACCACCGCTGCCTACGACCTGACCAAGGAGCAGGGTTTCTACGAAGAAAACCCGGGCACCGACATTGCCATCCTGCAAATGACCGGCAAGGCTCCGACGGAAAACTCCAAGGGCATCCGTCTTGGCAATTTCGACCAGATCCGCGCCATCATCGACGAGGAGCTGGAAGCCGTCTGGCAGGGTCAGAAGGACGCCAAGGCCGCGCTTGACGAGGCTGTGAACCGCGGCAACGAGTTGCTGCGCCGCTTCGAACAGTCGACGCGATAA
- the ugpA gene encoding sn-glycerol-3-phosphate ABC transporter permease UgpA — protein sequence MEKRVTFDNRLLPYLLLAPQLAVTIVFFFWPAGQALYQSLLLPDPFGLGARFVWFSNFEYLFNDRYYLQSFITTAVFTFFVTLVSMSVALLFAVMADQAVKGAGAYKTLLIWPYAVAPAVAGVMWLFMFQPSIGVIAFYMKAMGIDWNPVLNGGQAMTLVILAAAWKQISYNFLFFLAGLQAIPKSLIEAAAIDGAGKWHRFRTIIFPLLSPTTFFLLVVNIVYAFFETFGIIHTMTAGGPGQSTTILVYKVYSDGFVGQDLGSSAAQSVILMVVVGILTVIQFRFIERRVHY from the coding sequence ATGGAAAAGCGCGTTACCTTCGACAACCGGTTGTTGCCATACCTGCTGCTCGCGCCGCAGCTTGCAGTGACGATCGTTTTTTTCTTCTGGCCGGCCGGTCAGGCCCTTTACCAGTCGCTGCTTCTCCCTGATCCGTTCGGGCTTGGAGCGCGCTTCGTCTGGTTTTCCAATTTCGAATATCTCTTCAACGACCGCTATTATCTCCAGTCCTTTATCACCACCGCGGTCTTCACCTTCTTCGTGACGCTGGTTTCCATGTCGGTCGCTCTTCTTTTTGCCGTGATGGCCGATCAGGCGGTCAAGGGGGCAGGGGCATACAAGACGCTGCTCATATGGCCCTATGCCGTGGCGCCTGCCGTGGCCGGCGTGATGTGGCTCTTCATGTTCCAACCGTCCATCGGCGTGATCGCCTTTTACATGAAGGCGATGGGCATCGACTGGAACCCCGTTCTCAATGGGGGGCAGGCCATGACGCTGGTCATTCTCGCCGCAGCGTGGAAGCAGATCAGCTACAATTTTCTGTTTTTCCTGGCCGGCCTGCAGGCGATCCCCAAAAGTCTGATCGAGGCGGCGGCGATCGATGGCGCGGGCAAATGGCATCGTTTTCGCACCATCATCTTCCCGCTTCTATCGCCCACCACTTTTTTCTTGCTCGTGGTCAACATCGTCTACGCTTTTTTCGAGACCTTCGGCATCATCCACACCATGACGGCCGGCGGGCCGGGCCAGTCCACCACCATCCTCGTCTACAAGGTCTATTCCGACGGGTTCGTCGGGCAGGATCTCGGCTCTTCCGCCGCCCAATCCGTCATTCTGATGGTTGTTGTTGGCATCCTGACTGTCATCCAGTTCCGCTTCATCGAGCGGCGCGTGCACTATTGA